The Capsicum annuum cultivar Jeju mitochondrion, complete genome genome has a window encoding:
- the rpl2 gene encoding ribosomal protein L2 produces the protein MRQRRALRQFTLSTGKSAGRNSSGRITVFHRGGGSKRLQRRIDLKRKTESIGVVERIERAPNRSSRIAPVRWFPRGGVRQCNTIEEFAPPRKILESKSTTTTICGPFSFSSLPGKGDQKRVVCFSPGRMATYVVVGLPTRMPSWSKSPFYTSKDAGSKETCAKDVFFSALSSPKAKGETASLSFGSSFGFPRIAVAGAKPAFFSPRMREKVRGKNTFSLCEIRKWRTHSILWVHRIKRKAALSWQSFRWQETLGLVGASERNESKPKTDQGSLPAKPIGEGLKDGTCKVDRAPVTYIIASHQLEAGKMVMNCDWSKPSTSDLLRPAQNAHTD, from the exons ATGAGACAAAGGAGAGCACTTAGACAATTCACTTTGAGTACAGGGAAGTCTGCTGGTAGGAATTCCTCAGGGCGTATTACGGTTTTTCACCGAGGGGGTGGATCGAAGCGATTGCAGCGAAGAATTGATCTGAAACGAAAGACTGAGTCTATAGGCGTTGTAGAAAGGATAGAACGTGCGCCTAATCGCTCTTCTCGGATCGCTCCGGTACGATGGTTCCCCCGGGGGGGGGTCCGCCAATGCAACACGATAGAAGAGTTCGCTCCGCCGCGTAAGATCCTCGAATCAAAATCAACCACGACTACCATCTGCGGTCCATTTTCGTTCTCTTCCCTGCCCGGGAAGGGGGATCAAAAAAGGGTAGTTTGCTTCTCTCCTGGGCGGATGGCCACTTATGTAGTGGTCGGCCTTCCTACCAGAATGCCTTCTTGGTCGAAGAGCCCCTTTTATACTAGTAAGGACGCAGGAAGCAAAGAAACTTGCGCGAAGGACGTTTTCTTCTCTGCCCTCTCCTCTCCAAAGGCCAAGGGAGAGACTGCATCCCTTTCCTTCGGTAGCTCTTTTGGTTTCCCAAGGATAGCGGTAGCTGGAGCAAAGCCCGCTTTCTTCTCTCCGCGAATGAGAGAGAAAGTCAGAGGAAAAAACACGTTCTCTCTTTGCGAGATCCGAAAGTGGAGAACGCATAGCATTCTATGGGTACATAGGATCAAACGTAAAGCAGCGCTCTCTTGGCAGAGTTTTAGGTGGCAAGAGACTTTAGGGCTTGTTGGAGCTTCTGAGCGTAACGAATCGAAGCCGAAGACGGATCAAGGTAGCTTGCCTGCCAAGCCGATAGGCGAAGGGCTGAAGGATGGAACGTGCAAAGTAGATCGTGCACCTGT CACTTATATAATAGCCAGTCATCAATTGGAGGCGGGCAAGATGGTGATGAATTGCGATTGGTCTAAACCTTCGACTAGCGACTTATTGCGGCCTGCCCAGAATGCCCATACAGACTAA
- the orf103f gene encoding hypothetical protein: MPMGAGFFEKARADSETWDLGLVMNEGKLFELSPPAAYVVVGLIKLAKPRFPLPFTYVVENSRRHSISDLTESTKLCFSCSRPVMPPFICLPPFSSECLMPII; the protein is encoded by the coding sequence ATGCCCATGGGTGCAGGATTCTTCGAAAAAGCGCGGGCTGACTCGGAGACCTGGGACCTTGGCTTAGTAATGAATGAAGGGAAGCTCTTCGAGCTTTCTCCGCCAGCGGCTTATGTAGTGGTCGGCCTTATAAAGCTCGCTAAGCCTCGCTTCCCTCTCCCCTTCACTTATGTTGTGGAAAATAGTCGTCGGCATTCTATAAGCGACTTGACCGAGTCTACGAAGCTTTGCTTTTCTTGTAGTCGGCCCGTAATGCCTCCCTTCATTTGCTTGCCTCCTTTCAGCTCAGAATGCCTAATGCCTATTATTTAG
- the rpl10 gene encoding ribosomal protein L10 has product MPFGRSLLQKKSLLRVSGEERSPEILISFHSSGSTSNQWRKLKNPWFPGRTLFRPSCFGTGKKKRFFAQLAHSAGPTCISYLAEEASDRLEFLPSWDSMDQDLLLLYGQYRSTLVDHMDVEKATNLDEIETSLFHFYLPSSYLCFVCSWEEFDLGIPPK; this is encoded by the coding sequence ATGCCATTCGGAAGAAGTCTTCTACAGAAGAAAAGCCTGTTACGAGTAAGTGGAGAGGAAAGATCTCCAGAGATTCTTATCTCATTCCATTCCAGTGGCTCAACCAGTAACCAATGGCGAAAACTCAAAAATCCATGGTTTCCCGGTAGAACCCTATTTCGCCCAAGTTGTTTCGGAACCGGAAAAAAGAAGCGGTTTTTCGCACAGCTTGCTCATAGTGCAGGTCCCACTTGTATATCGTATTTGGCCGAAGAAGCATCGGACAGGTTGGAGTTCTTACCTTCTTGGGACTCCATGGACCAAGATCTGCTTTTATTATATGGTCAATACCGATCTACTTTAGTAGATCATATGGATGTAGAAAAAGCAACTAATTTGGATGAAATAGAAACATCTCTTTTCCATTTCTATTTACCCAGTTCATATCTTTGTTTCGTGTGTTCCTGGGAGGAATTCGATCTCGGAATACCACCTAAATAA
- the orf130 gene encoding hypothetical protein, whose translation MRSPLSDLAKRERVFSSDFLSHSRREESGLCSSYRYPWETKRATEGKGCSLSLGLWRGEGREENVLRASFFASCVLTSIKGALRPRRHSGRKADHYISGHPPRREANYPFLIPLPGQGRERKWTADGSRG comes from the coding sequence ATGCGTTCTCCACTTTCGGATCTCGCAAAGAGAGAACGTGTTTTTTCCTCTGACTTTCTCTCTCATTCGCGGAGAGAAGAAAGCGGGCTTTGCTCCAGCTACCGCTATCCTTGGGAAACCAAAAGAGCTACCGAAGGAAAGGGATGCAGTCTCTCCCTTGGCCTTTGGAGAGGAGAGGGCAGAGAAGAAAACGTCCTTCGCGCAAGTTTCTTTGCTTCCTGCGTCCTTACTAGTATAAAAGGGGCTCTTCGACCAAGAAGGCATTCTGGTAGGAAGGCCGACCACTACATAAGTGGCCATCCGCCCAGGAGAGAAGCAAACTACCCTTTTTTGATCCCCCTTCCCGGGCAGGGAAGAGAACGAAAATGGACCGCAGATGGTAGTCGTGGTTGA